The window CTCTTCTAAGTTCCTAAAGAATTCCTCTCTCTTGTGCGGCTCAACCGTATCTATCAAAGCCACTTTCTCAGAACCAGACACAAGATAAGAGTTATAACTCGTTCCTTCAGGTAAAGTAACCAACTCATCAAAAATAACTCTATCCCAGTCTATAACTCCCACCCAGTAAACAGATTCCTTTATCTTCTTAACAGCCATCACTCCTCCACCGGTTCAAAGTCTTCTTTACCAGCACCGCACCAGGGGCAGGTCCAATCGTTCGGCAAATTTTCAAAAGCCGTTCCCGGTTGAATCCCATTTTCTGGGTCACCAACAGAAGGGTCATAGATATAACCACACGGA is drawn from Desulfurobacterium pacificum and contains these coding sequences:
- the rd gene encoding rubredoxin — translated: MKKYVCVPCGYIYDPSVGDPENGIQPGTAFENLPNDWTCPWCGAGKEDFEPVEE